GGGATATAGGTACATGTGTGAACATGTACATATACCTATACTAACTAATGTGCAACAGAAATGTAATACAAATCTGATATACGCAGTTAAAAGTGAAATGACGTGTGTGTGGTTCTGTGGGTGAAATGTAAAGCGCTTCTTCAGTTTAATGTTTTACTTTCTGTAATGTACCAGttatattgttgtgacatcacttgCACCTGATATAGTTATAAAGGACAGGTGCAAGGATCCGTTACACACTGGCCGGTCTCAGGGAGCGAGTCTGAAGACACAACTAGAAAAGTTACCATCTGTTATCTCAAAGACATTCTAGTTGGGCTAACCCGAGCAATAGTCCAGAGAGAACATTCAGCCAGGGACAGATCACGAGGGAGCACCAGGAGGTACTGAACAAAATACCAAGGCGTATCCCTGAACAAGACTGAAAGATTGTACGAGCAACAGCTAAAGGCTCTGAACTGGAAAGAAGTAAACAGAGGAACTCATTCAACAAGAGCAAATTATTCCCTAACTACAGAACACTCTTCGGTGGTGAGTGCTCATCTTCTACAAAAGGGGAAAAAAGTGTAGCACCTCAGTTCCGCTTACACTCAAAATAATTATTTTGTCGCTAAATTGATACTTCTCAATTGGTATCATGTCTATGGAACTTGAGTTCCTAGGTGTGGCAATGTCCATTTTGGGCTGGCTTGGTGCTTTCGTCTCCTGTGCTCTGCCAATGTGGAAGGTGACTGCGTTCATCGGCAACTACACTGTGGTGACCCAGATTATCTGGGGAGAACAGTGGATGAATTGTGTAGTACAAACCACTGGGAAAATGCAGTGTGAAGTCTATGATTCTCTGCTTGCGCTTCCTCAAGATCTTCAAGCTTCTCGAGCCTTGATGGCTAGCTCCATCATCATAGGTATATTTGGAGTCCTCATCTCCATCATTGGAGCGAAGTGGACAAACTGTGTTCAAGATGAGTCAGCAAAAGCCAAGATCACGATTGTATCTGGGGTTATCTTTATTCTTTCAGGACTCATGACACTCATCTCTGTCTCCTGGTCAGCGAATACAATTATTCGTGATTTCTATAACCCTCTAGTTGTGGATGCTCAAAAGAGGGAGTTGGGGACATCAATACACATTGGGTGGGTAGCTTCAGCACTTCTAATTCTTGGAGGTGGCCTGCTATGCTGCACTTGCCCACCAAAACAGGAGAAATACCCTGCATCAAGAGTGGCTTATTCAGCGGTAACGTCCACCGATCCTGGATATGATCAGAAAGACTACATCTAATATATGATATTATGTTTTCCTGTCCAGCTCAGTGTAGGCAGCGGGTGCTGCAAGTGTGTATTACTATGGCTGCGGGGGACAGGAACCCATACTATCAAATATACAAACTGTTGGTAAATCCAGAGGAAGTTACATATACTCCTATTGCATCTATTTCATCTAGTCGGTATAATCACCCGATACAAATAAAGTCCTTTTTATAAAGAGAAAATCTATATTCAATAATTGTCAGTTTTTCATGATTACCGAACAGCAATGTCAGTTTTTCATGATTTCATTTCTCTAATTGATGACGATGATTATATTCAATAAAGATTAATTTAATCCAAATATTATGTGTAAATTGATTGTTATGTTCTTCGTAATGCGAACGATAGTGTGACCAATCTGGTTTAGTTCATGGATCAATGCACATGATTGTTAGCAGGGAAGAAGATCAATGCACATAATTGCTAGTAGAAAAAGAAAGTCCAATTCATGAAACACTGTGTATGATAGTATACTCAAATAGCTTGATCCGGATATAACTGATTAGTATTCAATATTcatattatatacatattatGTTCCTTATTCAATATAAATGATGGAATAAGTGGCGACTCGGTCTGTCATTACCGCTATACTTAGTATACTGTTCCTTGTTATAGAAGGTTTTGTCATTGTCACATTCTCCGGTGTAGGTCTTTCACTTGAGCGGTATTTGCCTCTTGGCTCCCCGTATCGCTGCTGGTGCGCACCTCTGTTCAGCATCCCACGTGGTCGAACTGTTTTGTTTGATATCAAATGCAACGCGCCGTTCCTTAGTATGCTTCGGATCTTTATAAGATTTCGAAGGATGCATTACTATATCAAGTGGCAAATAGCGATTATACCGGGGGTCTCTCTGGATTACTGtagtaccatacgcgtttcggagcaacAAGCTCCTTCAGTGGCTCCTACTAGTAATCCTTGTATTGGTACTATTTATACCCAAAAGATCGGTGCGACAAACTCCTCTCTGGAATTCTTCTAAAAAATGGAATGGATCCTCACTTTGACTTCCATATTGTCATGATGTGTTAAAACCAACTTCTATAATTATTACTCATAATGAGTTAATAATCTAAGTGTCCAAAACGCACTTGCGATTTCTAGATAATCATGGTATATTATGTGCTTGCGTTTTTCAcacttgtggtttttttttaatacacctTTTTCAGAGATAAGAATCATGTACAAAGCATGAAATATAGAAcagtatacaaaaaaataaaaaataaatacaaacataAAAGAATATAAGTTCTCTCCTTCAAATATTGTCTATATATTCTTATCACAAAGGTCAATAAATTGGCAAATTTAGACTGTTCATTAGACATTTTCACATATTTTCCTTCCaaatgaatatataaaaaaaatgcacatgcatttttttatgcatttttggtGTGTGTTTTGTAGAAACTGAGAAATTCACAGATTCTAGTCCTCAAGAACATATAATGGACCATTTCTCACTGTTGGGGTTGAATGATTATAATAAATGATACAATAAAGAAGTTGTGCAGTGCTgaaatatcctcaggataggtcatcaatatcagattgttggaggTCTAATTCACAGCACACCGCCACGACGCACGGGTAATTTTAAAGCAGAAGCAGGATAGATCATCTATatggaggatagatcatcaatattttaGCGCTGATCAACCCTTTTAACTGTCGGCCAAATAAGCCTTCGggcagcttctttttttttttagataaaattGAAATTGGGTTAAAGAACAAATAGAAGTATAAACCtttctttaggcccctttcacacgggcgagtattccacacgggtgcaatgcgttcacatcaggTATTGCACCTGtgtggaatactcgcctgtgtgaaaggggcctaaagaaaGGTTTATACTTCTATTTGTTCTTTAACCCAATTTCAATTTTCcggacccattcctttcaatgtGCGTCatgtgaaaatcgctgcatgttctatattctgcgtttttcacgtaacgctagccccatagaagtgaatagggctgagtgaaaatcgcattgcatccgcaagcaactgcagatgcgatgcatttttcactgatggttgctaagaaatgttatttgtaaaccttccgttttttatcacgagcgtgaaaaatgcataaatgcgcattgcacccgcgcgataaaaactggacgcaatcgcagacaaaactgaattaacttgcttgcgaaatcgcgcatttttcactgaacgcatctgcaacgcatccggacctaatccactcACGCTcggctgcaaggggccttaggatcCACCTCTGCTTTTAGCTAAAATCTCTAAAAGTGGTGTATcacttagttttttttgtatttttttcttaccAATTGCCATTTTTAGGGACTTTTTGTATGCCTTGTGTTTTTTATAGCAAAGAATGTACCGCCCTGTAATGTCActtctgtagagctgtatggggAAAATACATTAGCCCGGAAAACACTATTAAAAATGGCAACACACATTGTACATGTATTTTTCAGCAGGGCAAAATGTCAATGTAAGTCTACAGGACAAAAATGCCAGACAATGAGGGATAAATCACCAgactaaaaacaaaaataaatggcACTAGAAACATTTTTGTGTGTGCTGTGTTTAATATTTCTCATAGACTTTTAAGTgacatctggggatggcatcATTTGgctaaaaatgctgcaaaaagagcccccaaaaaaaacacctCAGCACTTTtgtgtgtgaaagagccctaaaactaCCCTGTATGAACACAACCTAATATGTCTGGCACTGAAAGGGTATATAAACATGACATTAAGTAAACTATCAAGCAGACTATTGCTCAACTCCAGCACTGTCAGGGTACATGCACacattcaggattcatgtgcggaaaatccgcactgaaattcgcaggtgttcgcaggcaaatccatgcggtcaatccgcatcaattggtgcggatatgcatgcggatttggtgcggactgcaatagcggacaagaataggcattttctattatagtgccggccatgtgcacatggccggtgtcagtgttttgcaaaacactaaCGGAcgtccttttatgatccactcctgattctcGCTTCAAAAATTGcataagtcctcatgcacacgaccgtattttgtttccgtgcccgagccgttttttgcttttttttacggataggatgcggacccattcatttcagtgggtctgcaaaaaacgcggacagcacaccatgtgctgtccgcatcagtatgtccgttccgttgctccgcaaaaaaaaaaaaatgcatggcctatttttttatagtttgcggacaaggataggcattattacaatggatccgcaaaaaaaaaacggatgccatacggaacgtcatcccttttttttgcggaccgcaaaacacatacagtcgtgtgcatgtagcctaaaaaacatgcatatgtggccgtaccctacgATTGTTACCTattacaccacgcaacaaaaatAAACTTTTCGTCTGCCACTGGGCAAAAACCAtctgtcctatactaaatcaagTGTACGGATTACAAATCCAAAATCAGAATTCTTGTAACACGTCACGAAAATTTTGCTATACATACAGTAAGTATgccttggaaagcattgaataattttgaacagaacgagttttactccaacaattacctgatctacatcaaagtttgcgtagtaaacagtgtatgaaaatgtaatggaacaacaaaatttcaaaaagtcttgtttttcagtttaactccttaacgacccaggacgagaatgctcgtcctaaatggCCGGTACTTTACGCCCTGCAGTCCTTACTCCCCCCATGTGAGCTGCTGCGATCAGCAGCACGAATCCGGCTATCACTGACAACCGGATccgtgctgcatccaccagcatcggtgataacgccgatgctggtggattaacccctcatatgccgcggcaTATGGGATGCTTGCGCTCCCTCTCCttagccattgggtccccgcgctgcggTATTTTGtggtatgtggtatttttatagagcaggttgtcacggatgagaGAATACCtaactcttctttttttttttttttacatttaacagaataaaagcatttttgaaacaaaagtgtgttttagtgtctccatagtctgagtcatagttttttttatttttttggcgattgtcttagataggagctaattttttgctggattaggtgacagttagattggtactattttggggggtatacgcctttttgatcgcttggtgttgcacttgtaGTGATAGAACTTGTTTTTTTTAccgcagtttttttgttttgttttttttacggtgttcatctgagggattaggtcatgtgatatttttatagatccggtcgatacggacgtggcgattcttgatatgtgtacttttcttttttccctattttttactttattttgggaaaaagatgcatttttttttttacttgaaacttaaaattttattataaaaaaaacaaattttttcactttttatatttgtcccactgtgggacttcaccttttcagggtttgatccctgtttcaattcacctgtcagatgaacattgtaaataacaaaaaataaaaactgtgtcaaaacagctatttttttgttaccttgcctcacaaaaagtgtaatatagagcaaccaaaaatcatatgtaccctataatagtaccaacaaaactgccatcttatccaGTAGTTTTCAatatggggtctttttttggagtttctactctaggtgtgcatcagggggtcttcaaatgtgacatcacagcttAAAATTATGATGCAgggggagaaacagaactggatcgcacatccacaatgttatgctttgatctaactcgcttctcagcgctataataaactatacagccccccatactacatgctgtacaagaggcatttgtgtacattttgatcaaaaggcataagcccactcaccacgccaaggtcgcctctttgagtgggacctactctgaaaaAGGCGCAGCGACCATGCGGTGACGAGGTGgcgctgccctagtaggcggaggataataagaaatttttttttcccttacacctcaggtcagaccagcaatcagacccccaatgttaatcagacctcagatcagaccctcatgtcagacatcagcccccatctatcagccaccatgtcacatttctccccctccatgtcaaatcacccccctatgtcacatcagccctccatgtcacatttctccccctccatgtcaaattttTCCACCCTCctccagggtgcgccctaaggctgccgcttggtctgccttatggtagcactggCCCTGGACCTACTCTGAAAAAGGTGCAGCGATCATGCGGTGACGAGGTGGCGCTGCCCTAGTAGGCTGTGGGACCCAGGGGTCAAACAGCACCTCTTCTGTCTGattatgccacccatggcactgggtcccaccaaaccaccagcacagcgccacaaaaacaaaggccaccacgcagtactgaaccatgtgaacagttgtctaacacaacatgtccaccactatcaggagctacaggtaggTCcgactcaaagaggcgaccttggtgtggtgagtgggcttatgccttttgatcaaaatgtacactaatgcctcttgtacagcatgcagtatggggggctgtacactttattatagcgctgagaagcgagttagatcaaagcatagcattgtggatgtgcgatccagttctgtttctcccccTGATCATTATTTGAGTTTTTCTTCTTtactactggtatcagcactcctcccattcggcacaggtggttttaatcacataggtctgcatatagtggtcattgacctgtagctcctgatagtaatggacatgttgtgttagacaactgttcacatggtgcagtactgcgtggtggcctttgtttttgtggcgctgtgctggtgggtccCAGTGCCATGGATGGCATAATCAGACAGCAGAAGTGCTGTTTGacccctgggtcccgccgcctactagggcagtgccgcctCGTCACCGCATGGTCGCTGCGCCTttttcagagtaggtcccactcaaagaggcgaccttggcgtggtgagtgggcttatgccttttgatcaaaatgtacactaatgcctcttgtacagcatgcagtatagggggctgtacactttattatagcgctgagaagcgagttagatcaaagcatagcattgtggatgtgcgatccagttctgtttctcccccAGATCACAGCTTAAAATtataccagtgaaatctgccttccaaaaaccatatggcgttcctttccttctgcaccctgccgtgtgccggtacagcagtttacaaccacatatggggtgtttctgcaaactacagaatcagggcaatcaaTATTGAGTTTGGAATATTGAGTGGAATAAATGGAATAAAATTGAAaaactgcccaaaaagtgaaattcttaaatttcatctccattttcctttaattcttgtgtaacacctaaagggttaagaaagtttgtaatatcagttttgaataccttgaggggtgtagtttctaaaatagggtcactttttgggagtttctactttaggggtgcatcagggcgtcttcaaatgtgacatggcagcttaaaattatccccaGTGAAATCTGATTTCCAAAAAccctatggcgttcctttccttctgcgcaacgctgtgtgcccgtaaagcagtttacgaccacatatggggtggttttgtaaactacagaatcagggcaataaatattgagttttgtttggctattaacccttgctttgttagtggaaaaaaaaaattgtattaaaattgaaaatctgccatataagtgaaattctgaaatttcatctccattatccattaattcttgaggaacacctaaaggcctctttcacacgggcaacccggatttgctccagatgcgttgcgtgtgcattgcgagtgcgcacgcaatttcagtttTGACAGCGATTGCgctgcgttgttcagttttttccgtgtgagtgcaatgcattttgcacgcgtgtcaaaaaaactgaatgtggtacccagacctgaactctggacttcttcactgaagttcgggtttggattagatGTCctatagattttattattttcccttctaacaacatggttataaaggaaaataatagcattcttaatacagaatgctaactaaaatgtgccttggggttaaaaaaaataaataaattaactaaccacatccacttgatcgcgcagccggcatcgtcttctttcttcttctttcaggacctgaaaaaggacctttgatgatgtaatcacactcaccatgtggtgagtgtggtgacgtcagcgcaggtcctgctgaatgaagataaaaggatcttctatcttcattcagcaggacctacgCTGacgtctaagccttctaacatcccccaaaaataaaatggcattcgcaaaatgatccaaacatgaagtagacatatggggaatgtgaagtaataactatttttggagttattactattataaaagtagagcaatTAAAATATGGAAATGtgataatttttcaaaatttttggtaaatttggtattttttttataaatcaccaCATGAAGTGACACATGTCCCATTTTCTAAaagtggcctggtccttaaggtgaaaaatggctgggtccttaaggttttaaaagtcttacttgagcaaggcccagtactgttaaaagtgcttcaggaatctgcgtttgtgaacggtcatattttcccgttgcaaaaaccagcagtagtcccccatccaGGGATttcagcggccttgatacctgttctccattgtagaaatatctttatggaaccgctatccatgttcgtcacttacgtgtcccaaattgggtgggaaaaagtcaagatgggaatgtaagaaatgcactttcaatgacattcggcagccaagatgttcatatgctgtaagcatgttatctaattcagcatagtttgcagctcgtctgttctcaaggaagttctgcactactagcacaaatgcatcccaagctgcaagacgcactcgctttgtcagattcttgcgctgatcataagtagtgtatttggcacatatgtagcagaaattgtctggatcgttaacacatttgcgtttatccatcttaagtttcaaaactgatagcactataacagatcactttatcaaaatctgtccagcttacCTTTTATACATTAGCCTGAGTGCGACTGAACAgttctggacatgtccattggaatatctccaatataatgcattcatatcataactgaataggctttgcatgtacttaaccctttaaggacctccgccgtacatgtactgctGAAGTCCGGTCCTCAAATATGGCGCCCGCTTGCACGTGCAGAGGGCTCCATAGCCGGCGGGTTTcttctattttaaatagcagagacctgaagcacatgtatgtgatcagccataaggctgatcgcatacattttccctttcagatgccgtggtcaaatgtgaccatggcatctgcgcagtccggaagcggaagtgttactgttacattgatctaataggctgaaacctcaagcaggctttggtgcctataccaatacaggccactaggtagcagcattgtattggtatagtacagggatggccaacctgaggcaatccagctgttgtaaaactacaactcccagcatgcccagactacctatagctatcagcctacagcagggcatggtgggagctgtagttttacaacagctggagagcagcagGTTTGCCATGCctggtatagtgcaaattaagtgtttaatggtgtctatatagacatcaatgaacacaaaaggcaatctaatgattgacagttattgtcatccaaggtaaaaaaaaaaaaaaaaaaggtttagcaaATATTAGAaacaaataaaagttaaaatcacccccctttccttaaaataaaaatacttaaacaataaaaaaataaacatcatgggcatcgccgcgtgcgaaaatgcccatactataaaaaaaataacaatattaatggcatacggcaaatggcgtaacggaaaaaataaaaagcaattttaccattttttgtcacttcaactacccaatatttttttttttttaaagtgatcaaaaagtcgcacacacttcaaattggaagAAGAGAacagatcatcccacaaaaaattagccctaaaACAGCCCCGgttacataactacaaaaaagttataggggttagaatatggttataaaaaaaataataattcagtaTTAAGACGCAAGAAAACTTATACAattgtggtatcattgtaactgtactgacctggaaaatcaagataacaggtcaattttactgcatagtgtacagtgtaaataaaaaaaaaataataataaaataaaaaaaactttctcaGAATTGCATTttccccaattctaccccatttggaaattttctccctcttcctactacatggtatgcaactgtaaatggtgccattagaaagttcaactggtcccgcaaaaaataagccctcataaggctatgtgaatggaaaaatgaaaaagttaggactatgggaaggtggggagtgaaaaatgaaaacgcaaaaatggaaaattccaGGGTCCTTCAGGGGTtgaaatctagacgtgtcaggcaaattccaagttcatatttggaatcagcggctcattttagtataaatcacctgtttttctctcagtagcaaaatcatttttGCTCGGTGATATACTGCCGTATTAACCATCTTTATGTATATCTTACTGAGAAACTGCTGTTTGTTTACGCCTCATGCATGCGGCCGTTGTGTGtccattctgtgcattggggcaacatccgtgcagcaggccaaacccattcaacttgaatgggtctgtggtctgtccgcgcagcaaaaaaaatatgacatgtcatatatatttgcggtgcggaacaacggaaagaaacaccacggaagcactctgtagtgcttccgggtgttccattccgtgactccgttctgcatctccggaattgcggacccattcaagtggtcgtgtgcatgaggcctaaagttaaCTTTTCAATAAAATGTCCTCCTGCAGAGTGTGTTTGGCTTTGTGTCACATACAGACCTTTTTTGTTTTACTTCCCTCATTGAACACGAAGGAGGACAAAGGACACTGACAAAGCTACGGAGACACAATCTCACGGATTTATTTAGATTTGACAATATCATGTATCCATATTTGACTATAGGGTAAGTGCATAAATAGAATAGACAAATTGTACACCTTTACTCAAGCGCTGACACAGTTGGCATCCTGGTACATCCTGCGGGTAAATATCCTTCAATATATTTTTGAAACTTGATATGAAACTTAGAAAGTGGAGAAAGCATTAATCAGGTATTACCAGGTTAAGGTAGGGCCAAATGGTGACTTGTGTTTGTACGGGGTTCCAGCATCATGGGCATTTTTAACTAGCTCCaggagcaggggcggactgggaaattaaagtggccctgaaaaaaaaaaaaaaagtggccatgtgttgtagtcgggtccaaattgatggaaggcagggccagcaataccatattgtagcACATTATACAACCCCAACATTGCCAAATACCAgggtccatcacaaaatactgccagcagcgaAAATACACccacaaaaacttccactggccggatgTAAGGAGTGCCCAGGTGGCTCCCTGGGCATCGGCCTACTGGGAACTTTCCCTGTAAAGTCTATGGTCAATCCGCCCCTGCCCaggagtaacaaaaaaaaatcacactaacTGCCATTCCACAGCGCAGGCTCCATTTTGCTATCTTCTAGTCCCCGGCTGGTAAACTTCTGGATGGGGTAACGTACTGTTGTAGCCAATGACTGGTTTACAGGCTGGGGTCTGAAAGAGCATGGAACGGAGAGATGGGGAGTAGGTGACTATGATATTTTTCATTATGTACAACATGCTCCTAGGGCTAGTTAAAAATACCCCTTGTAAATGTCATGTTCCCAGCCAAATCTAATGATACTGAATGCAACAGGTCCATGCTGATAAATTACCTGTGTCTGGTG
This is a stretch of genomic DNA from Bufo gargarizans isolate SCDJY-AF-19 chromosome 3, ASM1485885v1, whole genome shotgun sequence. It encodes these proteins:
- the LOC122932635 gene encoding claudin-3-like, whose amino-acid sequence is MSMELEFLGVAMSILGWLGAFVSCALPMWKVTAFIGNYTVVTQIIWGEQWMNCVVQTTGKMQCEVYDSLLALPQDLQASRALMASSIIIGIFGVLISIIGAKWTNCVQDESAKAKITIVSGVIFILSGLMTLISVSWSANTIIRDFYNPLVVDAQKRELGTSIHIGWVASALLILGGGLLCCTCPPKQEKYPASRVAYSAVTSTDPGYDQKDYI